Part of the Thermoanaerobaculia bacterium genome is shown below.
TCGGAGTTCATCCGGTCGGCGGGACGGAGTACATGTTCGATCCCGCGAAGCCGCTCTGGCTCCGCGGCCTTTCTCTCTTCCATCTCTGGACGGTGCCGCTGCTCGTCTGGCTGGTGCGTCAGGTCGGCTACGACCGCCGCGGCTGGAGATTGCAGACCGCGATCGCCGGCGTGCTCTTCCCGCTCGGCGTCATGGCAGGTACTCCCGAGCAGAATCTGAACTGGATGTACGCGCCGTTCGGGCTGCCGCAGACCGTACTCGATCCGCTGCTCTTCGCGATCGTCGCCGTGCCGCTCGCGGCCGTGCTGCTCTTCCTGCCCGGCGACTGGATCGCGCGCTGGCTCCTGCTCCGCTGGCCGGTGCACCGGGCGGCGGGCTGAAGCGCTCCGGCGTCGCGATCTCAGCTGGGATGGAGCAGTGTCCGCCAGACGGTGTCGGCGTCGGCGGGGCGGCTGAAGTGGAATCCCTGGACGAACTCGCAGTTCATCTCGTCGAGCTGGTTTCTCTGATCGAGAGTCTCGACCCCTTCGGCAACCACGGAAAGACCGAGTCCGGCGGCGAGCCGGACGATGTTGCGCACCACCTCTCCGCCGTCCGTGCCGTTCGACAGGTTGTGGATGAACGAGCGGTCGATCTTCAGGACGTCGACGTTCAGGCTGGTGAGATAGGAGAGTGAGGAATAGCCGGTGCCGAAGTCGTCGATGCAGACCCCGATGCCCAGCGACCGGAGCTGCTTGAGCATCGCGTTCGCAGCCTGGGGGTTGTGCACCAGCAGGCCCTCCGTGACCTCGAGCTTGAGCAGGCGCGGCGGCAGGCCGGTCTTCTCGAGGAGGCCCACGATGTCGCGGACCAGATGTTGCTGGGCGAAGAGCTTCGGGGAGAGGTTGACGCTCATCGTGAGCTTCTCCCAGGCCGGGTCGGCCTCGCGCCAGACGCGGAGCTGGCGGCAGGCCTCTTCGAGCACCCACATGCCGAGCGGAACGATGAGCCCGGTCTCCTCGGCGGCGCTGATGAACTGGGCAGGCTCGACCAGTCCGCGCTCCGGATGGTGCCAGCGCACCAGCGCCTCGAAACCGGTGATCTCCGCCTGGCGCAGGGCCAGGATCGGCTGGTAATAGACCTCGAACTCCTGGCGCTCGACCGCGCGGCGCAGGTCGTTCTCGAGCTGCAACTGCGCCATGACCTCGGTGCGCATCTCGCCGGTGAAGACCTGGGAGCGGCCGCGTCCGGCGATCTTGGCGCGGTACATCGCGGTGTCGGCGTCGCGCAGCAGCCCTCCCAGGTCGGCGCTCTCCCCGCTGCCGAGCGAGATTCCGATCGAGACGGTGACGAAGAGCTCGTGGTCGGCAACCACGAACGGCTGTGTGAACGCGGCATGGATCCGGCTCGCGATCTCGGTCGACTCGTCGAACTCGGTGATCTCCTCGAGGAGCACCGCGAATTCGTCGCCACCCAGGCGGGCCACCGTGTCGCCCGGCCGGATGCACGATTCGATGCGGCCGGAGACGGCCACCAGGAGCTGATCGCCGACCGGATGTCCGAGGCTGTCGTTGACTACCTTGAAACGGTCGAGGTCGAGGAAGAGCACACCGAAGAGGTTGCGGGGGCCGCGCTTGGCGCGTGCCCGGGCGCGCTCGAGGCGATCGAGGAAGAGGGCGCGATTCGGCAGCCCGGTGAGCGGATCGTGGACCTTGCGATCGGTGATGTCGGTCTGGGAGCCCGCGATGCGGCAGGGCTTGCCGTCCTTGCCCTCGAGCGCCACGCCGCGCGCCAGCATCCAGCGATAGTTGCCGTCGTGGTGCTCGAGGCGGTGCTCGTCCTCGAACAGCTCGGTCGCCCCGGAGAGATGCCTCTCCAGCCGGCTCTGCAGCCTGGGCAGATCTTCCGGATGAATGCGGGAGAACCAGGCGTCGGGCGTCGGCGGGACCTCCTCCTCCTCGAGGCCGAGCATCGATTTCCAGCGATTCGAATAGTAGATACGGTTGCCGTCGAGGTCCCAGTCCCAGATGCCGTCGTTGGCGCCGCGCACCGCGAGCGAGTAGCGCTCCTCGCTCTCGCGCAGCGCCTCCTCCGCCTGGCGTCGTTCGCTGATGTCCTGGCAGACGGCAACGACTCCCACCGGTTCGTTCTGATCGTCCAGGACCAGGTCGAAGAGGACCTCGACCGGGAAGCCCGTCCCGTCCTGCCGAAGGCTTCGGCCC
Proteins encoded:
- a CDS encoding EAL domain-containing protein; protein product: MVSDLANLPEQVLEALDDAAVVTDAEGAILWTSSRVEALWGYAPAELRRKKLQLLLSFETSDLLPETGAAERRDPGRLRPLEAYRKDGTTFPVGVVRITTLAGRERRILVLIRDLSELRESRERLRQLEKALETAQAGVAITDRDLVVRWANPALADMHGAERDSLPGQALARFLPSELHDLDFRNLAGMRRLRREGRSLRQDGTGFPVEVLFDLVLDDQNEPVGVVAVCQDISERRQAEEALRESEERYSLAVRGANDGIWDWDLDGNRIYYSNRWKSMLGLEEEEVPPTPDAWFSRIHPEDLPRLQSRLERHLSGATELFEDEHRLEHHDGNYRWMLARGVALEGKDGKPCRIAGSQTDITDRKVHDPLTGLPNRALFLDRLERARARAKRGPRNLFGVLFLDLDRFKVVNDSLGHPVGDQLLVAVSGRIESCIRPGDTVARLGGDEFAVLLEEITEFDESTEIASRIHAAFTQPFVVADHELFVTVSIGISLGSGESADLGGLLRDADTAMYRAKIAGRGRSQVFTGEMRTEVMAQLQLENDLRRAVERQEFEVYYQPILALRQAEITGFEALVRWHHPERGLVEPAQFISAAEETGLIVPLGMWVLEEACRQLRVWREADPAWEKLTMSVNLSPKLFAQQHLVRDIVGLLEKTGLPPRLLKLEVTEGLLVHNPQAANAMLKQLRSLGIGVCIDDFGTGYSSLSYLTSLNVDVLKIDRSFIHNLSNGTDGGEVVRNIVRLAAGLGLSVVAEGVETLDQRNQLDEMNCEFVQGFHFSRPADADTVWRTLLHPS